The sequence GCACAATTTGCTAcctttcactgcgtcatcacaaataaaacacacaattacccaatatgcttacaaaatcgtttaataatatttgaataaaggttgtcaattctcaaaaattttcattgtattaactcaaaatctttatttcaatgaactcgaAATTTTAAGCAACcaggtaatgtttttttaaaaacgtgatttttttacagtgcactatattttaattaacaaaaacattgtttacatttacatttacatttatgcatttagcagacgcttttatccaaagcgacttacaactcaggagaacaggaagcgatccatcaagaagtgccctaaataccaagatttgtacactgctcagagtagcaaagaccagaaaaggaaagaagaaaggagaaatagagggggaaagagtgtttttttttttaagttttatttaaacCAAAACTACACTTCAAGAGATTTGGCTCTTCATTTGCTTCCATTCAAACATGTGTAAACTCTAGAGTGTGACATCATATCCTGTTGCTGGTTTTCactgtgcactgtaaaaaattatttagcaaaaaagttacttggttgccttaaaattttcagagttcattgaaattaaaattttgagttaatacaatgaaaatgatttgatatttgacaacctttattaaaatattattaaaagattttgtaagcatattgggtaattgtgtgtgttttatttctgatgacgcagtgaaaaatgccaaatagtgctattttcatgatttatcaaaaaatttatgtggttcagatacaaaaatattttgagtttctatttattaaataaatttccttcattgtatcaactcaaaattttaaggcaaccaggttacttacttttttaaattaaaccaaaaaaaaaagtacagtgtGGTGTCCGATTTAATTCATGTTCTATAGTTTGACTACACCTTTAGAGAGAAAAAGACCCGATCTGACTGACCTGTAAAGCATCCAATTACAGCCTTTCAGGGCCGGAGATTTCTGAAGTAGTTTATACCACTACAGAccattatgtaaaaaaaaaagaaaaaaaagatattaaatAACGTCTCTGCAAATGACTGCACAGAAAAATGTGTATAGACATTGGGAACATAATTTCATAGACAAACAAAACTAAGCAAAATATATATAAGGCTATGTAGAAATGTTGCCCTTACCTTTTTTATGTCCTCAGGAGAAAAACCGTACCACTGCACATGGGATGGCTGCGGGTGGAAGTTCGCCCGTTCAGACGAGCTGACGAGACACTTTCGAAAACACACAGGACAGAAGCCATATGAGTGTATGCTCTGCCACAGAGCCTTCAGCCGCTCCGACCACCTGGCATTACACATGAAGAGACATGTGTGAgggcaaacaaacaaaacagaaaaatacAAAGGCATACGCACAGAGGTTAGTCCATCAGGGCATTTCAGAGAATATGAGAGGACCTGTGTTCAGCTGGCCATTGTTTATACATAAAAGTATATTAGCACTATACATGACAATACAACTGACATGTACATACTGTACATTATGTGATAAAGGAGATGAGttggtgattttttttcttcaaattgaATCATAATCATAAGCAGATTTCACACCGAATCATAATTTGCAGTAAAATCATCAGACTTATTTCCAATCCGGACCCTTTAGCTAAACTGTATGAATTCGGAAACGGTAAAGAATTAATTGAAATCCACCATCAAAAATAGTTTACTGTGAAAATAATTTTTAGAAAGTACGACAGGGCATTGCTGTAATGTTCCATAAAGGAAGATCCTGATGATTATAAATTGGAATTAGTTTATGTACATAAATAAGCAGAAATGTATGTAGCTTAAAGTGTGATTTTTAcagaaaattatataaaaatatacatgttGCTGTTCAGCCATGagcattgtattattttataattttgatCTAGTATTTACATCTAATTTCCTATTTATTGTCTATAATCCTTATTGTGTGGAAGTTCTGTATCAAAAGTCATAAAAGTCtttatgtgtaatggtaatatcGCTATTTATAAAATACCATCAAGAAaaaatcaaatatattttgctTTTTATAATAATGTTAGTGTTTTGTGAAGCATTTAGTGTTTTACTGAATATATGATCTGTTTGTGGtcttattcaataataaacaACTACAATTCTGTCCTTTCGTTAAGTCTCATTTCCAACCAAATGATGGCATGGTGCCCGAGCAGAAACTGCTCCAATGCACTGGATAAATATGAATCATAAAAGTATATAGGCAAACTCAGAGCTATCACAAACCATGCACACCATAAACAAAGGCAAACCAAGTGTAAAAGATCTGCTGGCATAGTAAGACCATAGTTGGTTTACGGTGTTAAACCTGTATGGGGGGATTCAACTGAGATTAAGTAGCCTGGAATTAGCCTGGGTTATGTTTTGAGCTTCAGATACACGTCACACATGCACTTAATGTGATCACTAAGGGGATATCTGAGGACAAGAAGCATTGTGGGGCTGAATTGTAAACATGTTTGAGAGGCAAAGAGAAACAAAATATCAATGTTGAGCTAATTCGAAAACATCACATGGGTGGATTTCATGACATCTCAGGACATTTGCAATTAGAAATAATGTGTACATTTGGTTTATTCACATGTTGTTCTAGTGGAATTGTTAACCACTGATCCCACTTTGTAATAGTAGAGAAAGAATAAAACATCTTGTCCTCAGCTCTGGGGCATATGACATGATATACAAGTTGCTGTGCATAATAAGATCATTGTGAACAAAATGATGTTGTTAAACAAGGATCGGCGACTCATAATGAAAGACTTGGAGGAAGAAGGAAGCCAGGAGGCAAAAGGTCACTACACCCTCGGGAGAACAACAGCTCGCCTAATACAACACAATAGTACTGAAAGTTGGCATGAAACTTTTCTACCCTATTGTGACGTATATTCGAAttaactggtttcttgaacaagaaaaaaagGAGGGTGGGgctttattttgtcagtctcatgtgagtgacaggttgtcccgtcAACCCCACAATAGTTTACCTTTCTCTAGTATCAAACAGATCTGTTTACAATGAACTGCAGTTCTTGGCATACTGGTCAATTAACTTCGCTTCCATATCCAGAGCCAAGATTTGTTATTAAACATTACCAAGACCGAAGAATGTTAGGGGAAATGTGTCATGCAAGAACAAGAAGAATTTACATTCAAAAATCTGGAAATTAAACAAATGCACACTCTTCTCCTTATTTGAAATCCCTTCCTAAATCGTATTTTGCTGCATGTCATGCATTTTCATAAATCAGCCAGGAAAGGTTTAAtactaaaaaaatgttttttattttttcaattcatttttcTCAGATATTTGTGAACAGTAAACTGAGCAACTGACACAGACAGATACAGGAGAATTGCATTTTGAGGATTAAAGTTTACTAATGGCTCATCTTGCATTTAATTGTTATTCTATGCTAAGATGCATTTGTGCATATTGACCAGACTGAGCTGAGTTTACTTGTAGACTAACACAATATGCACCATAaaatgaaaacttttttttaattacttttgtaaacagagagaggaaaaaagagagacggagagggagagagagagagagagagagagagagagagagagagagagagagagagagagagagagagagagagagagagagagagagagagagggtggtAAGTGTTGACATCGCTCTGTCCTCAACTCACCCTCTCACTCTACGCGCGCgcccgcgtgtgtgtgtgtgtgtgtgtgtgtgtgtgtgtgtgtgtgtactcagTGACTCAGACTCAAGCAACTGCCTTAATGTACTTAATCTAACAGAGACGTCACAGCAGGTCATGTGTTTGTCCTTATTTTGCGTAACTGCAGTAAGAAAACCACTCTTAAAACATAAAATTGGTTTACTGGTCTTTAAAAGAAGTTTAAGAAGTCATATTATGCCATTTAACagtctttattttgtttttggggtATATGGGTGTGGGTTTGAATGtctaaaaaacacattattttcattttttacatattttagaCTGTTGTCgcacctctcttcccagtctgtcagtaacactCTGGGgtgcatttcccaaaagcattatTAGTGAACTGGTCGCAAGTTCCATCATTATCAGCTTAGTTCAATAAGTCTGTGTTTATGGAAACCATACTTCCAACGAACATTTGCAAACAGCATCGCAACGTTGTGATTCGAGCAGTGATAATAAACATAGTTTCTTGTTTGTATGACATATAAACTTAATAAATCCTTAtattgagcaaaaaaaaaaaaaaaaaaagcaagctgacattcagTACAATATACACTGTACTGACAAaggttttgggacgcctgccttaaAATGCaccatcccattcttaatccgtagggtttaatatagagttggcccaccctttgcagctctaacagctttaACTCTTATGGGAAGGCTTTTCACAatgtttaggagtgtgtttatggacaGAGCATTGGAGGTCAACATcatgatgttggacgagaaggcctggctcacagtctccgctctaattcatcccaaaggttttctattgggttgaggtcaggaatcttgttttgtgcactggtgtgcagtcattttggaacaggaaggggcccaTCCCCCCAAAAATCCACAAagttaggagcatgaaattgtccaaaatatcttggtatgctgaagcattaagagagTTCCTTTCAGTGGAACTAAGGGGCAAAGCCCAACCCCCAAAAAACAAACCCACACCACAATCCTCCCTTCACCAAACTTTCTACTCGGCACAATGCAGTGACCGCAAAtaaccgttctcctggcaaccgccaaacccagactcgtccatcggattgccagacagagaagcgtgctTGGAAGCAGGcttctgtattttattttatttaatttattcatttatttgatatataCCTTGGGCGGGAATTATTTGAATTAATAATACTGTGACGTGCACATTCCcagaataaataagctttttaACTTTTCACatctttttcatgctcaaacagcaacacactaaagaaagttgAAAATGCACAAATGCAGGTCAAAaaataatgctatttcatgcagcATTTCTCTTTTACAGTTCTTTGGAACATTTTGGAGCATTTATTCTGATATATGAATGTGACGTTTTACAGTTATCGATGTTCTGTTGAACTGAAACTACCACTAAGACTACTGAAACACTAATGTCAGTTATAGCAATTGCTTACAACAAATATTATAATGTGGTTAAACATTATCAAATTGTTTGCCTTTTGGTAGCCTTAAAGGCAAAGGCACTTTAAGGTAAGAAAGAGACTAATGGATGAGCATGATGAGATTTCATTGCATGCTTTGTTACGATGGTAACTCAATGAAGAGCTGCTTTACAAAGggtctttatgttgtttaacTCTGGCTGTCTGAGGACAACAGTTCTTTTTCAAAACAGGCCCAAATGCAAGACTATTTGTGTATCTGTCCTTTCTAAGATTTTTCGAATTTATCCCCATGATTAAATGCTACATTTAATGCTTAATTGTCAAATAACAACATGTGTATTGTATAGCAGAGATGCAGGAAGCGCAGCATGGTCAGTAAGGAGCTCTGCAGGATTACACATCAACTAAATCACTCCTTAAGCTCAAAGTCACTTTCTCCATTCAGCATAGCTATTGCGCAAATTCATTTGTTTAAAGATTCTGACATAAAAGGTGATGTTTCTGATTGGTATCACAGCAGGAGAAACATTTTAAAGCATGCAGTTAGGAATGTATGTTAGGGTTTTTACAGACTTCAGCAAAGGTTAAGTTTAATCAACAGCACTAAtatattatcaaaaaaagtaataaaaacaattaCGAAGAAAATGTGGGTTATACTGAGGCACTTAAAAAGGAAGAGAATTAGGCCTATAAATGTTATATCCAatagataaacacacacacacacacacacacacacacacacacacacacacatgaattaAGTTTAGCTGTAATAAGTATAGAGTACCACAAATGCTGTTGAATTAGCTCAGTTTATTAATTGCATTTACTGTAGCCTATCAATAGTACTGACCTTAACAACGTGATAAGGTATTTTCGATAGATATCTTTACatttcagtttgtttgtttgtgtgtatgtgcattTTGCGCGCGCCTGTTGCGTTCGTTGTTCGGTCTGGCACTGCTGACCTCGCGCGTCGCGACCCGAGCTAAACCCttcagagaaagagagatatAGTAGGCTACGAGCAGCCGTTACAGGACAGACCCCTCCGCTCGCTACACAGAGGACATCGCTTTCATCCGTACTTCTGACAAGCAGTTTCTGATTTTTAAGCGAATCATTAAGCGTTTTACTGGAAGGTAAGCATATTATAATTTTGACAGCTCGTGCATGGTTGGCCGTGAACGATGGTCCATTATACAGGCTATAGAGGGCAGGCTACCTACACTTTATAAAAAGACACAGACTTTGAAATAAGCGTAAAATAAACGTAGGCTAAAACATTTAATCGTTAGTAATCGCGTTAAGAGAAAAGAAAACCGCGTTTTCTTAAGACATTCTGCAATATCGTGTAGCATACAATTGTGTGTCAAGAAAATGTCTACCATTTCTTTGTGGAGTAAACTCAGCTCAGTCTGGTCAATATGCAAAAATGCATCTTAGCATGGAATAACAATTAAATGCAAGATGAGCCATCTCCAAAATGCAATTCTCTTGTATCTGTGTCAGTTGCTCAGTTTACTGTTTACAAATATCTGAGAAAATCCTTGGTGAAATATTAACGGTATACATTATCTGAGTCCTGCTATCAAGATTTTCATGTCACTCATGTCTTTATagcctaaaaaataaatatgagaagttttatttttatttattattgagaATTCAAAGTGATATCTCAGCCACAAACTTCTAAAACTGGTCAGTTAGAATTTAAAATCGGAATAACATggtttactttttaaagttaatcataaaattatacaaaatactacaacacacacacacacacacacaaatgtgtcaaaattgtacctttaggggtacaacagttTGTCGCTAGGTCAGTACCCTTAAAATGATATCTTTGTACCTTTTATACTCCTAATAGGTGCATGTTAGTAGCCTACCTGTACCTTAAGGTGCTACTATAAACCTTTTAGTGGTAAAAAGgtacaaatatataattttaaggacactgccccagtgacaagctgttgtagccctaaaggtacaatttagACACCTTGTTTTCCTTTTGGTCTGGGAGTACCTTTATTTGTAATTTGCATGCTACACAGTTATGTAATATGTGAGCCTGCTACATAAATGCCTCAATTTTATTTCTGCATCAACCACTAGAGGGAGGTAAAGTTCTTCAGGACGGCGACAAAGAGATTCTTGAATGCCAACATTATAGACCTGTGAGTCTTGAGATTTGACACATTCATCAAGCCCCAGACTCGCAGCATGAGGGACCAAAGTGTCACGCTGGCAGAACAGAGACTGATGTACTCTAAAGGAGTAACTGATCCAGTCAGTCGGGATGGTGCTGTATCCTTCACAGAAGAAACAGTGTCCGGCAGCATGCTAGCCCACTCTCTTCTTATTCATCCCAGAGGTCTGAGATGCCAAGAAAGTTCAGAGACTGTTGGCAGTCGCAAACGTGAGTCTATCCCTGCTGAGAAAAAAGACGAAGGTTACTGGGACAAGCGCAAAAAGAACAACGAATCCGCCAAGCGTTCGCGAGAGAAACGCCGCATCAGCGACATGGTGGTAGAGAACCAAGTTCTGGCACTTCTTGAGGACAATGCACGCCTGAAAGCTGAGCTACTGGCACTTAAGTTTAGATTCGGTTTGATCAAAGATCCCACAGATTCACCAGCACAGATCTGCTCATATGGTTCATATAATCAAACATTTCCAGCAACATCCTGCTCCTGTCCCAAAACTAACACACAACCTACCCATGGACACATACTGTCGACACCACAGCAAAACTATGGGCTCTTCATCCCTGGAGGATCAAGCATTGGGAGGCCAGAGCTCTCAGATGGTGCTGTAGGTGAACATATTAGACGACCTTATAGAGGTGAGCCAGGCCGTATCACAGAAGTGGATACGAATTCATTAGTGTCAGGATGGCAAAAGAACAACATGAAAGGTCTTCCTCACAAACTACGTTTTAAGATGCCATGTAGAATTGAAGGTGCTGAGGTTGAAAATCTCTCCTCAATTGTACAATCTCAGTCTACAGAGGGTTTATGGAggccacagacacacacagtacCACCGGCTTATTCAATAGCACCTCAGTATAACTCTTCAATTCACAGATACACAGAAAGTCACAGTGCTATTGGATTCCAGCTTAGAGCTTTGACTGAGGAAGTGGCCGAGCTCAAAAAACAGTTCTCTCAAAAGCAGCAGTGAACTGAGCTTGAATGTGTAACACCTGACTTCTGACCTATCCAAAGAAAGAAGCTCCTTTTTCTGATTGCTACAGACAAATATAAGAAGCCAGCTGGAGGTTCACTGCAACAGCTGGCAATCAGAGCGATTTTTCACTCTTGTGAAATTTTCACATGCCTGTCTGCAACACTTGTAAAGTTCATTACGTGCTGCTGGATTAAATGagaaatattaaaacaaaagcTCTCCAGTGTTCTCCTGTATACTGTTGAGGTGTATTGTGCTTAGTTTAATATTCAACATTGAATCTGTATAAATTTCCTATTCAGCACCCATTATGTTTTCATTCAATTTCTGTTTATGGATTTTGGTTTTCTCAGTTTGTTTAATGCACGTGGGATTCAAAGCATTGTTCCTATTTTACAATCATTTTAACATGGTTCATTTTACACATCTAGCAGAATAAATCttgtttgattatttttattttgtttatgtttttttactcGGAAAGAATGGCAGTGAAATGTTTAACTCTGATTTACATCATGTTCATTAAAAGAACTGAgataaagaataaaataaaacaaggcTCCAGTGAAAGTGGTAAAACACAAAAGCCCACAATGACACTCAAGAGGATTTTCATGATAATATTTGTTCTACAAACCAACATTCTTTACAACCCAAGGTCTGTATTTACCTCCAGTTTAATAATCTAGAAAACTCAACAGAAAATGAACTGTAGTTTTTGATGTATAGTGTTGATCACATGCGATAACCAATCTGTAAGATGTTTAGCATTTCAAAAATAAGAACAAAGCGCAATCATGACaattgcatttttattatttaatactgCCCGGAAGCAATTTTTGACACAAACTAATtatactaccattcaaaagtgggttttttttttgtttgtttttggttacactttatttgaaggtttccttgttacagtgtaattatacagtAATAAGAATTATTATTACAGTTACAATGAGTAATAAGAATTACCTACATGTACTATAGGGCTAGGATTGGTAGGGATAAGCGGTGGTTTATATGGTTAGTTGCAGGAAATTATAGTAAGAacatttattacacggctctgtggactacttgattctgattggtcaatcgcacaTTCCAGTGGattgttatttccagataacaaccgctgataagggtactacgagttatcttgaccggtactacttctattcttaacgctggcgccatcttgtggtttaaacagccgtgggttacaatggaagacttcaaggcaggtttcctttataacgtttttaatatagatatttttcttacacaaacgcatcaattcgaatcagaaggctctattaacccatcggagtcgtggggagcacgttatttgacggacagctgaattttttatggacttcaaacacttaaatataactctgattgttttgtctgaaagaagaatgtcatatacacctatgataacttgagggtgagtaaatcataggcttggtttcatttttgggtgaactaaccctttcagcattaattttttaaagcaggatggaactgtttttctttgcggaagctttgcggaagagctaataaaatatttaatctcaagacaatattttgtgtcttaataattatttatttgagactagtagccctgtaataagcgggataattacacggctactagtcctTCGCTTCGCATCGGGATCACTCTGTCCgggtttattctgtgataacaaccggctgggtgtacattatcccttacgtaACACACTGTAATATAAAATTGAAATATTTAGcagaaaaaacattttcaatattAATAATCATAAGAAATGTTCTTTCGtgtgcaccaaatcagcatattagaataatttctgaaggatcatgtgacactaaaaatTCAGATTTGCAATCGcaacaataaattacattttaaaacatatttataaa is a genomic window of Pseudorasbora parva isolate DD20220531a chromosome 12, ASM2467924v1, whole genome shotgun sequence containing:
- the nfil3-3 gene encoding nuclear factor, interleukin 3 regulated, member 3, whose protein sequence is MRDQSVTLAEQRLMYSKGVTDPVSRDGAVSFTEETVSGSMLAHSLLIHPRGLRCQESSETVGSRKRESIPAEKKDEGYWDKRKKNNESAKRSREKRRISDMVVENQVLALLEDNARLKAELLALKFRFGLIKDPTDSPAQICSYGSYNQTFPATSCSCPKTNTQPTHGHILSTPQQNYGLFIPGGSSIGRPELSDGAVGEHIRRPYRGEPGRITEVDTNSLVSGWQKNNMKGLPHKLRFKMPCRIEGAEVENLSSIVQSQSTEGLWRPQTHTVPPAYSIAPQYNSSIHRYTESHSAIGFQLRALTEEVAELKKQFSQKQQ